A section of the Streptomyces xinghaiensis S187 genome encodes:
- a CDS encoding tubulin-like doman-containing protein has product MKIHQPMLFVGLGGTGNRIGAELERGLRRELCGPDGTKLAVEDRRAPFQLPDCLQFVYADFSESELDRLPHLGVRGTGAAAYTRTSRAIHDLLPTGYDSSPEVTRMLRVVLHEETRSWLPPEQRQPRVAPLHNGAGQLPTVGRAALFATLRSGLEPVLQQLRKAVSAIGNSKSDLQAVGGRQAHACDVFVAFSVAGGTGAGIFYDFIHLIGHEFRRYRELAVKIYPLVVMPSAFPPEAGGGREAELNSARALVDLSRLVDDQNAPDAQADFGDVEPRAGAGVRYPVEGLVKLRPSTVQTAFLFGCPSVIRPEDLRRSITAMVMSLIGTEQGEGNTQGRAEGDHQSFAASFINGSVERSTPSHSGIGHRGLSTGLAASLTVPVDELAEIVAGRLLAEAVRGMAEDARRPRDDGTDLVRDMFLRSGIGRLWTREALGVPAPDPLPKGSKPIAQALRDRIGDMEDGLARLDRELDRDISRLVDDFAPGTGARELLGRLGPFRLERLLNGLPGHPQRAAEAGFAGMLENRKNDPERPEGVGPSAPLIPRIKGGAGGLVPARWGDPDVQDAIDEQDAWYRWRANRQWHRAWKDHESRWRPPLVRALKETSELVRALRAHEEDERKHFADRRKDLYRDRTGVSYLLPPQNNLRAFYEDVLGRLVRHGGLPENTDAVTLLAELVQPEDWQRALDAVRRSPRAAVKEIKQVLERRVKTLFGETSALDDRPLLPSLGVLLRAAAGDENAEASVDSRWLEQFRSQLAGLLPVGFTPDGSGPLEALIVHPRSEKDDRTGEYLKQELNLPRDIVGEPRCQQVEAEAITVVLHRSGMSLTDVSEVRRSLRVWAEARDAGGGGDFLHWRQRLGYRDDWLASTEDDRRRILHRILCAVWNGQVDALGDPASPDRIRIRLQEGDSATMTLRLESFDEGLSSWAGLLRAYEQWALLDEEGPIVKDVCDRLMRTRPHGLTTRNAAPSPLFRRLVHEVAPQQRALLDELAGEFAGEDGEWLVPLRNFWEKTFDGALDLRFPGTARATRPNLRTLDERYEREAAAASRPPAPRTAPAGPRTAPPGPPGRPWDGAAEPRPEPAVPHGRHNGSRHEPPAPPRPPRREPAEPYGAEERYGAESPYEGGGEPYPGPRGGPGAGRAGEPYGSRGERYSAEADEPYAGRPDPAAGSRWEPGAGRAEPSAARSEPYTGRPRDGAPNDDGPDEAYTDRAGRYPGPSERSTGRTEPPVAGGDGLPAGSGRREPYGGAAEPDGWSEPYRTDDPHREEGAPRRAPEPAPKAEPWDSGDWDDPPRRNDRASGDDWDTGDDRARGDDRARGDDRVHGDDRVSGDDWDDGGGRRHGADRVHGRLHGDGRDRRTGGDEETRL; this is encoded by the coding sequence ATGAAGATCCACCAGCCCATGCTCTTCGTTGGCCTGGGCGGCACCGGGAACCGGATCGGCGCCGAGCTGGAGCGCGGTCTGCGCCGCGAGCTGTGCGGACCCGACGGCACCAAGCTGGCCGTCGAAGACCGCAGGGCGCCGTTCCAGCTGCCGGACTGCCTCCAGTTCGTCTACGCCGACTTCAGCGAGTCCGAACTCGACCGGCTGCCGCACCTCGGTGTCAGGGGCACCGGAGCCGCCGCGTACACCCGCACTTCGCGGGCCATCCACGATCTGCTGCCCACCGGCTACGACAGTTCTCCAGAGGTGACCCGCATGCTGCGGGTCGTCCTCCACGAGGAGACCCGCTCCTGGCTGCCGCCCGAGCAGCGGCAGCCGCGGGTGGCACCGCTGCACAACGGCGCGGGTCAGCTTCCCACCGTGGGCCGGGCCGCGCTCTTCGCGACCCTGCGCAGCGGTCTGGAGCCCGTCCTGCAGCAGCTCCGGAAAGCTGTCAGCGCCATCGGCAACTCGAAGTCCGACCTGCAGGCGGTGGGCGGCCGCCAAGCCCACGCCTGCGACGTGTTCGTGGCGTTCTCCGTGGCCGGCGGCACCGGGGCCGGCATCTTCTACGACTTCATCCATCTCATCGGGCACGAGTTCCGCCGGTACCGGGAGCTCGCGGTGAAGATCTACCCACTGGTGGTGATGCCCTCCGCCTTCCCTCCGGAGGCGGGCGGCGGACGGGAGGCAGAACTCAACTCCGCCCGGGCCCTGGTGGACCTCTCCCGGCTGGTCGACGACCAGAACGCGCCCGACGCGCAGGCCGACTTCGGCGACGTCGAACCGCGCGCCGGAGCCGGGGTGCGCTACCCGGTGGAGGGCCTGGTGAAGCTGCGTCCCTCGACCGTGCAGACCGCCTTCCTGTTCGGCTGCCCCTCGGTGATCCGGCCGGAGGACCTGCGCCGGTCCATCACCGCGATGGTGATGTCGCTCATCGGCACGGAGCAGGGCGAGGGGAACACCCAGGGGCGCGCCGAGGGCGACCACCAGTCGTTCGCCGCCAGTTTCATCAACGGGAGCGTGGAGCGCTCCACGCCCTCCCACTCCGGCATCGGACACCGGGGGCTGTCGACGGGGCTCGCGGCCTCCCTCACCGTCCCGGTCGACGAACTGGCGGAGATCGTGGCGGGCCGGCTGCTGGCCGAGGCCGTGCGAGGAATGGCCGAGGACGCCCGGCGGCCCCGCGACGACGGCACGGACCTGGTCCGGGACATGTTTCTGCGGTCCGGCATCGGCCGGCTGTGGACAAGGGAGGCGCTCGGGGTCCCCGCGCCCGACCCGCTGCCCAAGGGGAGCAAGCCCATCGCCCAGGCACTGCGGGACCGGATCGGCGACATGGAGGACGGACTCGCCCGGCTCGACCGCGAACTGGACCGGGACATCTCCCGGCTCGTCGACGACTTCGCCCCGGGCACCGGAGCCCGCGAACTGCTCGGCCGACTGGGGCCGTTCCGGCTGGAACGCCTCCTGAACGGGCTCCCCGGCCACCCGCAGCGGGCGGCCGAGGCCGGATTCGCCGGAATGCTGGAGAACCGCAAGAACGACCCCGAGCGGCCGGAGGGCGTCGGCCCGTCCGCCCCGCTGATCCCCCGGATCAAGGGCGGGGCCGGCGGCCTCGTCCCGGCCCGCTGGGGCGACCCCGATGTCCAGGACGCGATCGACGAGCAGGACGCCTGGTACCGGTGGCGGGCCAACCGGCAGTGGCACCGGGCCTGGAAGGACCACGAGTCCCGCTGGCGGCCCCCGCTGGTGCGGGCCCTGAAGGAGACCAGCGAACTGGTCCGGGCCCTGCGCGCCCACGAGGAGGACGAGCGGAAACACTTCGCCGATCGTCGCAAGGATCTCTACCGCGACCGCACGGGCGTGTCCTATCTGCTGCCTCCGCAGAACAACCTGCGGGCCTTCTACGAGGACGTCCTCGGCCGGCTGGTCCGGCACGGCGGCCTGCCGGAGAACACCGACGCGGTCACCCTGCTGGCCGAGCTGGTCCAGCCCGAGGACTGGCAGCGGGCCCTGGACGCCGTGCGCCGCTCTCCGCGCGCCGCCGTCAAGGAGATCAAGCAGGTCCTCGAACGGCGCGTCAAAACCCTCTTCGGGGAAACGAGTGCCCTGGACGACCGCCCGCTGCTGCCTTCGCTGGGGGTGCTGCTCCGGGCGGCCGCCGGGGACGAGAACGCGGAGGCGTCCGTCGACAGCCGCTGGCTGGAGCAGTTCCGCTCCCAGCTGGCCGGTCTGCTGCCGGTCGGCTTCACCCCCGACGGCAGCGGTCCGCTGGAGGCCCTCATCGTGCATCCACGCAGCGAGAAGGACGACCGGACCGGGGAGTACCTCAAGCAGGAGCTCAACCTGCCCCGGGACATCGTGGGCGAGCCGCGATGCCAGCAAGTGGAGGCGGAGGCCATCACCGTCGTGCTGCACCGCAGCGGGATGAGCCTCACCGACGTCTCCGAGGTGCGGCGCTCGCTGCGGGTCTGGGCCGAGGCGCGCGACGCGGGCGGCGGCGGCGACTTCCTGCACTGGCGGCAGCGGCTGGGATACCGCGACGACTGGCTGGCCAGCACGGAGGACGACCGGCGGCGCATCCTGCACCGCATTCTGTGCGCGGTGTGGAACGGGCAGGTGGACGCTCTGGGCGACCCCGCTTCCCCCGACCGGATCCGGATCCGGCTTCAGGAGGGCGACTCGGCCACGATGACCCTGCGGCTGGAGTCCTTCGACGAGGGCCTGTCCAGCTGGGCCGGGCTTCTGCGCGCCTACGAGCAGTGGGCCCTGCTGGACGAGGAGGGCCCGATCGTCAAGGACGTCTGCGATCGGCTGATGCGCACCCGGCCCCACGGGCTGACCACCCGGAACGCCGCTCCGTCTCCGCTCTTCCGGAGACTCGTACACGAGGTGGCGCCGCAGCAGCGGGCCCTGCTGGACGAGCTGGCCGGTGAGTTCGCCGGGGAGGACGGGGAGTGGCTCGTCCCGCTGCGGAACTTCTGGGAGAAGACCTTCGACGGTGCGCTCGACCTGCGCTTCCCCGGGACGGCGCGGGCCACCCGGCCGAATCTGCGGACGCTCGACGAGCGGTACGAACGGGAAGCGGCGGCCGCCTCCCGGCCGCCGGCGCCGCGCACCGCGCCGGCCGGCCCGCGCACCGCGCCGCCGGGGCCGCCCGGCCGGCCCTGGGACGGAGCCGCCGAGCCGCGGCCCGAGCCGGCGGTGCCGCACGGCCGCCACAACGGCTCGCGCCACGAACCGCCCGCACCACCCCGGCCCCCTCGGCGGGAACCGGCGGAGCCGTACGGGGCGGAGGAGCGGTACGGGGCGGAGAGCCCGTACGAGGGCGGCGGCGAGCCGTACCCCGGGCCCCGGGGCGGACCGGGCGCCGGGCGGGCCGGGGAGCCGTACGGAAGCCGGGGTGAGCGGTACTCCGCAGAGGCGGACGAGCCGTACGCGGGCCGGCCGGACCCGGCAGCCGGAAGCCGGTGGGAGCCGGGCGCCGGACGGGCGGAGCCCTCGGCGGCCCGGAGCGAGCCGTACACCGGCCGGCCGCGGGACGGTGCGCCGAACGACGACGGCCCGGACGAGGCGTACACGGACCGGGCCGGGCGGTACCCCGGCCCGTCCGAGCGGAGCACCGGCCGGACGGAGCCGCCCGTCGCGGGCGGGGACGGGCTTCCCGCGGGGAGCGGCAGGCGCGAGCCGTACGGGGGCGCGGCGGAGCCGGACGGCTGGAGCGAGCCGTACCGGACGGACGATCCGCACCGCGAAGAGGGCGCCCCGCGCCGTGCGCCGGAGCCGGCCCCGAAGGCGGAGCCCTGGGACAGCGGCGACTGGGACGATCCGCCCCGGCGGAACGACCGGGCCTCCGGAGACGACTGGGACACGGGGGATGACCGGGCCCGCGGAGACGACCGGGCCCGCGGAGACGACCGGGTCCACGGAGACGACCGGGTCTCCGGAGACGACTGGGACGACGGAGGCGGCCGGCGGCACGGAGCCGACCGGGTCCACGGCCGGCTCCACGGGGACGGCCGGGACCGCCGGACCGGCGGGGACGAGGAGACGCGGCTGTGA
- a CDS encoding acyl-CoA dehydrogenase family protein — MPIDHRLSPEHEELRRTVEEFAHDVIAPKIGEFYENHEFPYEIVREMGRMGLFGLPFPEEYGGMGGDYLALGLVLEELARVDSSIAITLEAGVSLGAMPVYRFGTEEQKREWLPRMCSGEILGAFGLTEPDCGSDAGGTRTTAVRDGDAWVINGSKSFITNSGTDITGLVTVTAVTGRKPDGRPEISSIIVPSGTPGFTVAPAYSKVGWNASDTRELSFSDVRVPAANLLGEEGRGYAQFLRILDEGRIAISALATGLAQGCVDESVSYARTRRAFGKPIGDNQAIQFKLADMEMRAHTARLAWRDAASRLLAGEPFKKEAALAKLYSSEIAVTNAREATQIHGGYGFMNEYPVARMWRDSKILEIGEGTSEVQRMLIARELGFAS, encoded by the coding sequence ATGCCGATCGACCACCGCCTCTCCCCCGAGCACGAGGAACTCCGGCGCACCGTCGAGGAGTTCGCCCACGACGTCATCGCCCCGAAGATCGGCGAGTTCTACGAGAACCACGAGTTCCCCTACGAGATCGTCCGCGAGATGGGCCGGATGGGCCTCTTCGGCCTGCCGTTCCCCGAGGAGTACGGCGGGATGGGCGGCGACTACCTCGCCCTCGGCCTGGTCCTGGAGGAGCTGGCCCGGGTGGACTCCTCGATCGCCATCACCCTCGAGGCCGGGGTCTCCCTCGGCGCCATGCCCGTGTACCGCTTCGGCACCGAGGAGCAGAAGCGGGAGTGGCTGCCCCGGATGTGCTCCGGCGAGATCCTGGGCGCCTTCGGCCTGACCGAGCCGGACTGCGGCTCGGACGCCGGCGGCACCCGCACCACCGCCGTCCGCGACGGCGACGCGTGGGTGATCAACGGCTCCAAGTCCTTCATCACCAACTCCGGCACCGACATCACCGGCCTCGTCACGGTCACCGCCGTCACCGGCCGCAAGCCGGACGGCCGCCCCGAGATCTCCTCGATCATCGTGCCCTCCGGCACCCCCGGCTTCACCGTCGCGCCCGCGTACTCGAAGGTCGGCTGGAACGCCTCGGACACCCGCGAACTGTCCTTCTCCGACGTCCGGGTCCCGGCCGCCAACCTGCTCGGCGAGGAGGGCCGCGGCTACGCACAGTTCCTCCGCATCCTCGACGAGGGCCGCATCGCCATCTCGGCCCTGGCGACCGGTCTCGCCCAGGGCTGCGTGGACGAGTCCGTGTCCTACGCCAGGACGCGCCGGGCCTTCGGGAAGCCGATCGGTGACAACCAGGCGATCCAGTTCAAGCTGGCCGACATGGAGATGCGGGCCCACACCGCCCGCCTGGCCTGGCGCGACGCGGCCTCCCGGCTGCTGGCCGGCGAGCCCTTCAAGAAGGAGGCCGCCCTGGCCAAGCTGTACTCCTCGGAGATCGCCGTCACCAACGCCCGGGAAGCCACCCAGATCCACGGCGGCTACGGCTTCATGAACGAGTACCCGGTGGCCCGGATGTGGCGCGACTCCAAAATCCTGGAAATCGGCGAGGGCACGAGCGAGGTCCAGCGCATGCTGATCGCCCGCGAACTCGGCTTCGCCTCCTGA
- a CDS encoding hydroxymethylglutaryl-CoA lyase, with amino-acid sequence MSLPDGLPMTVPAPGLPARVRIHEVGPRDGLQNEQAVVPVEIKAEFIKRLAAAGLDTIEATSFVHPRWVPQLADAEQLMPLLGGPGLPAGTRLPVLVPNERGLDRALALGVREVAVFGSATESFAKANLNRTVEESLAMFEPVVAKAAAAGLRVRGYLSMCFGDPWEGAVPVEQVAGVGRRLLDLGCDELSLGDTIGVATPGHVAALLTALGAAGVPAGRLAVHFHDTYGQALANTLAALQQGVTTVDASAGGLGGCPYARSATGNLATEDLVWMLHGLGIETGVDLGRLTATSVWMAAHLGRPSPSRTVRALAGTPSHQEN; translated from the coding sequence ATGTCCCTTCCTGACGGACTCCCCATGACCGTCCCCGCCCCCGGCCTGCCCGCCCGGGTCCGCATCCACGAGGTGGGCCCCCGGGACGGCCTCCAGAACGAACAGGCCGTCGTGCCGGTCGAGATCAAGGCCGAGTTCATCAAGCGGCTGGCCGCGGCCGGGCTGGACACCATCGAGGCGACCAGCTTCGTCCACCCCCGGTGGGTTCCCCAACTGGCCGACGCCGAGCAGCTGATGCCCCTGCTCGGCGGCCCGGGGCTGCCCGCCGGGACGCGGCTGCCGGTCCTCGTCCCCAATGAGCGGGGCCTGGACCGGGCGCTGGCGCTCGGGGTGCGGGAGGTCGCCGTCTTCGGCAGCGCCACCGAGTCGTTCGCCAAGGCCAACCTCAACCGGACGGTGGAGGAGTCCCTCGCCATGTTCGAGCCGGTGGTCGCCAAGGCCGCCGCGGCGGGCCTGCGCGTCCGCGGCTATCTCTCCATGTGCTTCGGCGACCCCTGGGAAGGAGCCGTGCCGGTCGAACAGGTCGCCGGGGTCGGCCGGCGGCTCCTGGACCTGGGCTGCGACGAGCTGAGCCTCGGCGACACCATCGGCGTGGCCACCCCCGGCCACGTGGCGGCGCTGCTGACCGCGCTCGGCGCGGCCGGCGTACCCGCCGGCCGGCTCGCCGTCCACTTCCACGACACCTACGGCCAGGCCCTCGCCAACACCCTCGCCGCCCTCCAGCAGGGCGTCACCACCGTCGACGCCTCCGCGGGCGGCCTCGGCGGCTGCCCCTACGCCAGGAGCGCCACCGGGAACCTCGCCACCGAGGACCTGGTCTGGATGCTGCACGGCCTCGGCATCGAGACCGGGGTCGATCTCGGCCGTCTCACCGCCACCAGCGTGTGGATGGCCGCCCACCTGGGCCGACCCAGCCCGTCCCGCACCGTCCGTGCCCTCGCGGGCACCCCCTCCCACCAGGAGAACTGA
- a CDS encoding acetyl/propionyl/methylcrotonyl-CoA carboxylase subunit alpha gives MFESVLVANRGEIAVRVIRTLRRLGVRSVAVFSDADAEARHVREADTAVRIGPTAAAESYLSVERLLDAAARSGARAVHPGYGFLAENAAFARACEEAGLVFIGPPPGAIELMGDKIRAKETVRAAGVPVVPGSSGSGLTDAELAAAAREIGMPVLLKPSAGGGGKGMRLVRSEEVLAEEIAAARREARGSFGDDTLLVERWIDRPRHIEIQLLADGHGNVVHLGERECSLQRRHQKIVEEAPSPLLDEATRAAMGEAAVQAARSCGYRGAGTVEFIVPGSDPSAYYFMEMNTRLQVEHPVTELVTGLDLVEWQLRAAAGEPLGFGQQDIRLTGHAVEARLCAETARAADGGRVDFLPSAGTVRLLREPEGEGVRVDSGLSPGTEVGTAYDPMLAKIIAHGPDRATALRRLRAALAGTDVLGVDTNAGFLRRLLAHPEVVSGEMDTGLVDRDAASLLRPSVPAEVYAAAALLRHAALAAGGGADAGRAPGSAGGPGAPGGAAGDTAGAPGAAAGGPEGSGGRPGWTDPFSVPSGWRLGGTPAWTPHPVGIPGHEPVTVLVRGPLHDAEIRVEEQAVTPAATPAPGGTAPAAGPDGAGPDSAVRARLVPGGDGPPAPGAPLLLEYAGVTHVFHHAPDGAGGHWLGRDGDAWHATAHDPVAAALRGGAGAGQAGALTAPMPGTVTVVKAAVGEAVTAGQSLLVVEAMKMEHVIAAPHDGTVTELDVTAGSTVAMDQVLAVVAPHGPAATAEGGPAVPAAAITEEASDVPS, from the coding sequence ATGTTCGAGTCCGTACTGGTCGCCAACCGGGGCGAGATCGCGGTCCGCGTGATCCGCACCCTGCGCCGGCTGGGGGTGCGGTCGGTCGCCGTGTTCAGCGACGCCGACGCGGAAGCCCGCCATGTGCGGGAGGCCGACACGGCCGTCCGGATCGGCCCCACGGCCGCCGCCGAGAGCTACCTGTCGGTGGAGCGGCTGCTCGACGCCGCCGCCCGCAGCGGCGCGCGGGCCGTCCACCCCGGCTACGGCTTCCTCGCCGAGAACGCCGCCTTCGCCCGTGCCTGCGAGGAGGCCGGCCTGGTCTTCATCGGCCCGCCCCCGGGCGCGATCGAGCTGATGGGCGACAAGATCCGCGCCAAGGAGACGGTCCGGGCCGCCGGGGTCCCGGTCGTCCCCGGCTCCTCCGGCAGCGGACTCACCGACGCCGAACTGGCCGCGGCGGCCCGGGAGATCGGCATGCCCGTGCTGCTGAAGCCCTCGGCGGGCGGCGGCGGCAAGGGCATGCGGCTGGTTCGCTCCGAGGAGGTGCTCGCCGAGGAGATCGCCGCCGCACGGCGCGAGGCGCGCGGCTCCTTCGGGGACGACACCCTGCTGGTGGAGCGGTGGATCGACCGGCCCCGGCACATCGAGATCCAGCTGCTGGCCGACGGCCACGGCAACGTGGTGCACCTCGGCGAGCGCGAGTGCTCCCTTCAGCGCCGCCATCAGAAGATCGTCGAGGAGGCCCCCAGCCCGCTGCTCGACGAGGCCACCCGGGCCGCCATGGGCGAGGCCGCCGTGCAGGCCGCCCGCTCCTGCGGCTACCGGGGAGCGGGCACCGTCGAGTTCATCGTCCCGGGCAGCGACCCCTCCGCGTACTACTTCATGGAGATGAACACCCGCCTCCAGGTCGAGCATCCGGTCACCGAACTCGTCACCGGCCTGGACCTGGTGGAGTGGCAGCTGCGGGCCGCCGCCGGGGAGCCGCTCGGCTTCGGCCAGCAGGACATACGGCTCACCGGGCACGCGGTGGAGGCCCGGCTCTGCGCGGAGACCGCCCGCGCGGCGGACGGCGGCCGGGTGGACTTCCTGCCCTCGGCCGGCACGGTCCGCCTGCTCCGCGAACCGGAGGGCGAAGGCGTGCGCGTCGACTCCGGCCTCTCCCCGGGCACCGAGGTCGGGACGGCCTACGACCCGATGCTCGCCAAGATCATCGCCCATGGCCCGGACCGCGCCACCGCACTGCGGCGGCTGCGCGCCGCGCTCGCCGGGACGGACGTCCTCGGGGTGGACACCAACGCCGGCTTCCTGCGCCGGCTGCTGGCCCACCCGGAGGTGGTGTCGGGCGAGATGGACACCGGACTCGTCGACCGCGACGCGGCCTCCCTGCTGCGGCCGTCCGTACCGGCGGAGGTGTACGCGGCGGCGGCGCTGCTCCGCCACGCGGCCCTGGCCGCGGGCGGGGGCGCGGACGCGGGACGGGCCCCCGGGAGCGCGGGAGGGCCCGGTGCCCCGGGCGGGGCGGCCGGTGACACGGCGGGTGCGCCCGGTGCGGCGGCCGGCGGCCCCGAGGGCTCCGGGGGCCGTCCGGGATGGACGGACCCGTTCTCCGTACCGAGCGGCTGGCGGCTGGGCGGCACACCGGCCTGGACGCCGCACCCCGTCGGGATCCCCGGCCACGAGCCGGTGACCGTCCTCGTCCGGGGCCCGCTGCACGACGCGGAGATCCGCGTGGAGGAGCAGGCCGTCACCCCGGCGGCCACGCCCGCGCCCGGCGGGACCGCGCCCGCCGCGGGGCCGGACGGCGCGGGGCCGGACAGCGCGGTCCGGGCCCGGCTCGTCCCCGGCGGCGACGGGCCGCCCGCGCCCGGCGCCCCGCTGCTGCTGGAGTACGCGGGCGTCACCCACGTGTTCCACCACGCGCCGGACGGTGCCGGAGGACACTGGCTGGGCCGGGACGGCGACGCCTGGCACGCCACCGCCCACGACCCCGTGGCCGCCGCCCTGCGCGGCGGCGCGGGCGCCGGGCAGGCCGGGGCCCTCACCGCCCCGATGCCCGGCACCGTCACGGTCGTCAAGGCGGCCGTGGGCGAGGCGGTCACCGCCGGGCAGAGTCTGCTGGTCGTGGAGGCGATGAAGATGGAGCACGTCATCGCCGCACCGCACGACGGCACCGTCACCGAACTCGACGTGACAGCCGGCAGCACCGTCGCCATGGACCAGGTCCTGGCCGTCGTCGCACCGCACGGGCCGGCCGCGACCGCCGAGGGCGGACCGGCCGTTCCGGCCGCCGCGATCACCGAGGAGGCGAGCGATGTCCCTTCCTGA
- a CDS encoding carboxyl transferase domain-containing protein codes for MQQAPVLRSAADPASAAWRANEAAHRELAAELRERLAAARLGGGEKARARHTARGKLLPRDRVDALLDPGSPFLELAPLAAEGLYGGAAPAAGVIAGIGRVSGREVVIVANDATVKGGTYYPMTVKKHLRAQEVALENRLPCLYLVDSGGAFLPLQDEVFPDREHFGRIFYNQARMSGAGIPQIAAVLGSCTAGGAYVPAMSDEAVIVRGQGTIFLGGPPLVKAATGEVVTAEELGGGEVHSRTSGVTDHLAEDDAHALRITRTIVSTLPERGPLPWSVEPAEEPAVDPAGLYGAVPADSRTPYDVREVIARITDGSRFAEFKAEYGQTLVTGFARIHGHPVGIVANNGILFSESAQKGAHFIELCDQRGIPLLFLQNISGFMVGRDYEAGGIAKHGAKMVTAVACTRVPKLTVVIGGSYGAGNYSMCGRAYSPRFLWMWPNAKISVMGGEQAASVLATVKRDQLEARGEEWSAEDEEAFRAPIREQYDTQGNAYYATARLWDDGVIDPLETRQVLGLALTACANAPLPRRDPAAPGYGVFRM; via the coding sequence ATGCAGCAGGCACCCGTGCTGAGGAGCGCCGCCGATCCGGCGTCCGCGGCCTGGCGGGCCAACGAGGCGGCGCACCGCGAGCTGGCGGCGGAGCTGCGGGAGCGGCTGGCCGCGGCCCGGCTGGGCGGCGGCGAGAAGGCCCGCGCCCGCCACACCGCCCGCGGCAAGCTCCTCCCCCGGGACCGGGTGGACGCGCTGCTCGACCCGGGCTCGCCGTTCCTGGAGCTGGCCCCGCTGGCCGCAGAGGGCCTGTACGGCGGCGCGGCCCCGGCGGCCGGGGTGATCGCGGGCATCGGGCGGGTCTCCGGCCGCGAGGTGGTGATCGTCGCCAACGACGCCACCGTCAAGGGCGGCACGTACTACCCGATGACGGTGAAGAAGCACCTCCGCGCCCAGGAGGTGGCGCTGGAGAACCGGCTGCCCTGCCTCTATCTGGTCGACTCCGGCGGCGCCTTCCTCCCCCTGCAGGACGAGGTCTTCCCCGACCGCGAGCACTTCGGCCGGATCTTCTACAACCAGGCCCGGATGTCCGGTGCCGGCATCCCGCAGATCGCGGCGGTGCTGGGCTCCTGCACGGCCGGCGGGGCCTACGTCCCGGCCATGAGCGACGAGGCCGTCATCGTGCGCGGCCAGGGCACGATCTTCCTCGGCGGCCCGCCGCTGGTGAAGGCCGCCACCGGTGAGGTCGTCACGGCCGAGGAGCTGGGCGGCGGCGAGGTCCACTCCCGTACCTCCGGTGTCACCGACCATCTCGCGGAGGACGACGCCCACGCCCTCCGCATCACCCGCACCATCGTCTCCACCCTCCCGGAGCGCGGGCCGCTGCCCTGGTCCGTGGAGCCGGCCGAGGAGCCGGCGGTGGACCCGGCCGGGCTCTACGGCGCCGTCCCCGCCGACTCCCGCACCCCCTACGACGTCCGCGAGGTGATCGCCCGGATCACGGACGGCTCGCGCTTCGCCGAGTTCAAGGCGGAGTACGGCCAGACCCTCGTCACCGGCTTCGCCCGGATCCACGGCCACCCGGTCGGCATCGTCGCGAACAACGGCATCCTGTTCTCCGAATCCGCCCAGAAGGGCGCCCACTTCATCGAGCTGTGCGACCAGCGCGGCATCCCGCTGCTCTTCCTGCAGAACATCTCCGGCTTCATGGTCGGCCGGGACTACGAGGCCGGCGGCATCGCCAAGCACGGCGCCAAGATGGTCACCGCCGTCGCCTGCACCCGGGTGCCCAAGCTGACGGTCGTGATAGGCGGTTCCTACGGCGCGGGCAACTACTCCATGTGCGGCCGGGCCTACTCACCGCGGTTCCTGTGGATGTGGCCCAACGCCAAGATCTCCGTGATGGGCGGCGAGCAGGCGGCCTCCGTGCTGGCCACCGTCAAACGCGACCAGCTGGAGGCACGCGGCGAGGAGTGGTCCGCGGAGGACGAGGAGGCGTTCCGCGCCCCCATCCGCGAGCAGTACGACACCCAGGGCAACGCCTACTACGCCACCGCCCGGCTCTGGGACGACGGCGTGATCGACCCGCTGGAGACCCGCCAGGTCCTGGGCCTCGCCCTCACCGCCTGCGCCAACGCGCCGCTGCCGCGGCGGGACCCGGCCGCACCCGGCTACGGCGTCTTCCGGATGTGA
- a CDS encoding TetR/AcrR family transcriptional regulator → MTPPAAATGAAPTRREQILREAARLFAERGFHGVGVDEIGAAVGISGPGLYRHFPGKEAMLAELLVGISSRLLHGGRRRVAETAGPPGAVLDSLIDGHIDFALDDRALIVLHDRELDRLRESDRKLVRQFQRQYVELWVGVVRDAYPDITEDEARASVHAVFGLLNSTPHLGSPGALSGREPMAALLHRLARGAFDAAVPAP, encoded by the coding sequence ATGACTCCCCCCGCTGCCGCCACGGGCGCGGCTCCCACCCGCCGCGAGCAGATCCTCAGGGAGGCCGCGCGCCTCTTCGCCGAGCGCGGCTTCCACGGCGTCGGTGTGGACGAGATAGGGGCGGCCGTCGGTATCAGCGGCCCCGGCCTGTACCGCCACTTCCCCGGCAAGGAGGCGATGCTGGCCGAGCTGCTGGTCGGCATCAGCAGCCGGCTGCTGCACGGCGGCCGGCGCCGGGTCGCCGAGACGGCCGGGCCGCCCGGTGCCGTGCTGGACTCGCTCATCGACGGCCACATCGACTTCGCCCTCGACGACCGGGCGCTGATCGTCCTCCACGACCGGGAGCTGGACCGGCTGCGGGAGAGCGACCGCAAGCTGGTCCGCCAGTTCCAGCGGCAGTACGTCGAGCTGTGGGTCGGTGTCGTCCGCGACGCCTATCCGGACATCACCGAGGACGAGGCCCGCGCCTCCGTGCACGCCGTCTTCGGCCTGCTCAACTCCACCCCGCACCTCGGCAGCCCGGGCGCCCTCTCGGGGCGCGAGCCGATGGCGGCCCTGCTGCACCGGCTGGCGCGCGGGGCCTTCGACGCGGCCGTGCCCGCCCCCTGA